The Polyangium aurulentum genomic interval TCGGGGCGGGGAATCGCGAAAGGGACGAGCGCCGGGTGATCGTGAAGATCGGGCGACGAGCGCAATCGGGCGCCGCGCTGGACCGCCGCGAGCGGATCCGGCGCGCTGGCCGCGTAAACCCACGGATCGACGAGCCCGTGCGGGTGGTCGATGCGCACGCCGTCGTAGGCCTCGAACATCCCGTTCATGCGGGCGCGGATGAATTCGCGCGCCGCGCCGGTCCATTGCGCAGGATCGAGGACGGGGTATCCCCAGGGCTGCCCCTCGGGGTTCGTACGGCTGGGCGGGGCGCCCATGCGATAGCCTGCGAGCATGATCGACCGCTGGGCCCACTCGTCCTGCGGGGCGAAGCCGATCGAGAGGTCGCCGTAAAGCTCGAGGCCAATCGAACCGAGCAACCCTCGGAGCGCGCGGTGCTGCTCTCCGACCACGAATTGCCGGAATGCGTTGGCCTCGATGGCCCCCGCGTGCTCGGCCCGCAGCGCGCGGATGCGGGCCTCGGCCGCGCTCTCGTCGCCGGGCAGGGGCGCGAACAGGCGCGCGTCGAGGGCCGGCCAGTCCTTGAAATGGCCGCTCCCGTGCTGGCTCGAGAGGCGGTCGTAGAGCGTGTCTTGCTCGAGCCAGCGCGCGTGACGCGTCCGCAGCGCCTCGAGCCCGGCCGTGAGGCGGGCCAGCTCGGGCGGAGGCGCATCGAGGCGGCGTTTTTCCCGGAATGCAATCCATGCCTCGTCGAGCGCGCGGCGCACGGACGCGTGGGCATAGCGGTGATGGGTCCGGCCCCGGGGCGTCTGGGGTCTCTGCGTGACGATGGTCTCGAGCGTCTCGGGGCGAAGCAGCCCGGCCCAGACCGGGTCGTGCGCGAGGGGGGCGAGGGCGATCGAGGTCGTGCAGCGCGAAAAGACGGCGCCGTCGTAGGGCGACGGGTTGTCCGCGGACAGCTCGCCCTGGGGCCCGAGCAGGACGGCGCCGAAGCCGAGGTCTTTCAGGAACCGATAAAACCGCCCGGCGCCCGCAGTGTACGGCGAGCCGCGGCCTGTGTCCTCGTCGGGCTCGGAGGGGAAGCTTGCGTCGTGGATGGCGAGGACGAGGCGATCGACCTCGAGGAGGCGAAGGGCTTCTCCAACGAGCTCACGTTCTTCGGCGCGGGCGGTCATTGCGGCGCGCATGGTACAGCACGCGAGGGGCGGACGTCACGCGGCTCGCGCTGTGGTCCGCGCCTCAGCCCTCGCCCACCTCGACCGTCAAGCTCGACCACGACAAACCCGAGCCCACCACCACGACCCCGAGCACGTCTCCGTCCCGCAGCTTTTCCCAGCGCTGCGACAGCACCGACGGCGCGCCGGCGGCGCACTGGTTGCCATATTGCACGATGTTGTGCCAGTGCCGCTCCGGCGGGATCTCCGACCGGCGGCACACACTCTCGAGCATCGTCAGGTTGGCCTGATGCCCCACATAGATGAGCCGATCCGCCCGCTCCGGGCCAACCTCTTCCTTCAGCCGCCCGAGCAGCTCGGTGCTCCGCTTGATCGCAAATTTCTGGACGGCCGAGCCGTTTTGCACGAAATACCCCGTCCTCGGGATTCGCACCTCGTCCGCGCCAGCCGGGCTCGAGTCGAAGCTCGAAGAGACGACGCGGACCCGCGCCCGCTCCTTCGTCGAGATCACCGCCGCGCTCGTCGCGTCGCCGAAAAGCACCGCCGTCGAGCGATCCGAAAAGTCGACCGTGCGCGTCGTGTTCTCCGGCTGCACCGCCAGCACGAACGGCGGAAGCGAGGCTCCCATGCTCGCCAGAAAATGCAGGTGCGCGCCGAACGTGCTGCACGCCGCGTGCAGGTCGAACGCCGGACAGGTGATTCCAAGCGCGTTCGCGATCTTCGACGCCTCGGCAGGGATGCACGTGTCGGGCGAACAGCCGCCCGTCACCACCATGCCGATGTCCTCCGGACGTAGCCCAGCCCGCTCGATCGCCATCAGCGCGGCTCGCCGCCCCGTCTCCGCGTTCGTGTAGCGCGCGGCCTCCTGGGCAGCCCGGAGATCCCGGTTCTTCGTGGTCCGGATGTAATCGAGCGGCAGCACCGTACGCCGCACCTCGATCCCCACGCGCTCGCGGATCCACAGATCCGTCGTGCCGATGTCGAGCTCCGTGAGAAATGCATTGTCGATGCAGTTTTCCGGATGGAAGTGTCCGAGACCGTGGAGAAAAAGCATGAGGCGTAGGGCGTTTGGGGCGGGCGCGCTGCGCGTCGCTCGCCGAGCATTCCCCTTGGGCTTACCACGCGCGTCCGATCCAGGGGGCGGAAAACGCCCCGCCACTGCGCCCCGCGCGGTTTGTTCGCCAGGGCCCCCGATGTGGTAAAGCGGGTCCCCGTGCACGACCGTTCTCGTCCGAACGACGCAGCCCCTTCCCTTCCCCCCGTGACTGCCGAGGACGTCATCGCGCGCCTCGCCGATGTCCGCGCGGAGGCGAGCGCCGAGACCGCCGTCCTCGCCTTCGACGCAGACGGCACGCTCTGGAGCGGCGACGTCGGCGAGGATCTGTTCCACGCGCTCCTGCACGAGGGCGCCCTGCGCGACGACGCCCGAGGCGCGCTCGCCGAGGAAGCGCGCCTGTTCGGCGTGCCCGACGACGGCGACGCGACGGCCTTGGCGCGCGCGCTCTACGACGGGTACACCGCGGGCAAGTACCCCGAGGATCGCGTCTTCGCGATGATGGCCTGGTGCTCGGCGGGCTTCACGATCGACGAGGCGCGCGCGTACGCCGAGGGGATCGTCGCGCGCGGCAAGCTCGGCGATCGACTGCACCGATTCCTCGAGCCCGTGCTGCGCTGGGCCGAGGCCGAGCGCGTGGGCGTGTGGGTCGTGTCGGCGTCGCCGCGGTGGATCGTCGAGATCGGCGTCGCGAAGCTCGGCATCCCCGCGGCGCAGGTCGTCGCGATGGAGCCGCGGATCGAAGGCGATCGCATCGCGCCTTCGCTCGCGGGGCCGCCGGTGTACAACGAGCACAAGCCCGTCGCGCTCTTCGCGGCGCGACCGGGCGCCGAGGTGCTCGGCGCGTTCGGCGACAGCAGCTATGACGTCCCGCTGCTGCGCGCGTCGCGCGTCCCGGTCGCGGTGCGCCCCAAGCCGGGCCTGCTCGCGCGCGCGGCCGAGGTGCCCCAGCTCGTCGCGATCGGGGCCTGACATGGCGACGATCGAGCTGCGCGGCCTCGTGCGCAGGCATCCGGGCGCCGACGCGCCGGCCCTCGACCGCCTGGACCTCGACGTCGAGGCGGGCGAGCTGCTCGTCCTCGTCGGCCCCTCGGGCTGCGGGAAATCGACCACCTTGCGCCTCGTGGCCGGGCTCGACACGCCCGACGGGGGCACCATCCTGCTCGATGGCAAGGACGTCACGCGCGTGCCCCCGCAGGACCGCGACGTCGCGATGGTGTTTCAGGGCTATGCCCTCTATCCGCACATGAAGGTGCGCGAGATCCTCGCCTTCCCGCTCAAGATGCGCGGGGTCGATCGCGCCGAGCGCGAGCGCAAGGTCGAGGAGGCGGCCGCCATGCTGGGTTTGTCACGGCTCCTCGACAGGCGCCCGGGCGAGCTTTCGGGCGGGGAGCGGCAGCGGGTGGCGATGGGCCGGGCGATCGTGCGCTCGCCGCGCGTGTTTCTGTTCGACGAGCCGCTGTCGAACCTCGACGCGGCGCTGCGCGCGGAGCTGCGCGTGGAGCTCGCCGCGCTCGTGCGGCGGCTCGGTACGACCAGCATCTACGTGACGCACGACCAGGTCGAGGCCATGACCATGGGCGATCGCATCGCGGTCATGAAGAGCGGCCTGCTCCAGCAGGTGGCGAAGCCGCGCGCGCTCTACGAGTCGCCCGACAACGTCTTCGTGGCCTCGTTCCTCGGCACGCCGCCCATCAATTTGATCGAGGCCGAGGCGCGCGACGGCAAGCTCGTCGCGTCCGGTCTCTCCTTGCCCATTCCCCCGGGCGCGAGCCTGCCCGCGCGCGTGACCGTGGGCGTGCGGCCGGAGCGGCTCGGCCTTTTGCGCGGCGAGGGCGAGAATGCGGGCAACGCATTCTCCGCCGAGGTGATTGCGATCGAGCCGCTCGGGGCCGAGACGCACGTCTATCTCGACGCGGCGGGGACGCGGCTCACGGCGCGCGCGCCCGGGTTCGACGCCCCCGCGCGCGGCGAGCGGGTGCGCGTCTCGGTCGACGTGGAGAGCTGCCATTTCTTCGATCCGGCCTCGGGCCGGCGCATCGAGGCGCGGCCGTGAGCGACAGGATCTCCCGCCGCGACGCCCTCGCTCGATTGGCGTCCTCGTTCGCGGCGGCGGCGGCAGCGGGCGCGGGGTGCGCGCGGCGAACCGGGGGAGAGGGCGAGGCCTCCTTGTGGTTTGCCTACGGCGGCAAGAACCGCGAGGTTCTCCTCTCGCTCGTCGATCGCTTCCACGCCGAGCAACGAATCCATCGCATTCACGCGGTTTACCAGGGCGATTACTTCGAGGCGCTCGCGAAGCTGCGCACGGCCATTGCGGCGCGCGCGGCGCCAGCCTTGACGCACGTCGTGGGCGAGGTGGTGCCTTACCTCGAACGGGCTGGCGTGCTCAGCGCGCTCGATCAGTTCGGCAAGGAGCGCAAATTCGATCTCGTGCCCGAGCTCGGCCAGGAGCGCAGCTTCGTGGGCGGGGCCGATCGCCCCCTCGTGGCCTTGCCGTTCAATCGTTCGACGCCGATTGCTTATTACAACCGCGAGATCTTCGAGCGGCTCGGCCTCGGGCCGCCGAAAACATGGACCGAGCTCGTCGAGACCTCGCGCGCGGCCACGGTGCGCGCGGCGGACGGGTCGGTCACCCGTTACGGTTTCGCGTGCCCGGTCGACTGGTGGTTCTGGGTGGCGCTCGTGGGCCAGGCGGGCGGGACGGTGATCGAGGCGGACGGGACGCCCTCGCTCGGGGGCGAGGCCGGGGTGCGCGCGCTCGCGCTCTGGCAGCGGCTCGTGCACGAGGAGCGGACGATGAAGCCGCCGCCCGGTCGCGATTACAATGCCTGGCAGGCGACGAACACGGATTTTTTGGCGGGCCGGGTGGCCATGATCTGGACGTCCACGGCCTTCCTTCGTTACCTCGAGACAAACGCTCGCTTCCCCGTGGTCGCCGCGCCCTTGCCGGCCGACGTGAAGAAGAGCGTGCCCACGGGCGGGACCATGTTCGTGATGCCGCGCGGCGCGCCCGAGCGGGAGCAGGAGGCGGCCTTCTCTTTCCTGCAATGGATGATGGAGCCCCGGCAGGCCAATGAGTGGGCGACGCGCACGGGGTACATGCCGGTCTCGCGCCCTGGCCTGCGCGCGCTCGAGGAGAGCGGGTTTTACCGGGAGCATCCGAATGACCGGGTGGCGATCGATCAGCTCGCCGACGCCTTCGCATGGCCGTGGGCCCCGGCGCTCTTTCGCATCCAGCGCGAGGCGGTGCAGCCGCGGCTCGAGGAGGCGGTGCTCGGCCGGAGGGACGCGCGCGAGACGCTCGAGGAGGCGCGCCGCGCCGCGAGGGAGCCTTGAAACCGCGCCGCCCCGTCCACCCCTTCCTGTTCCTCGCGCCGACCGCGCTCGTCCTCGGCCTCTTCTTCTTCTGGCCGCTCGCGATCGTCCTGAAAAACAGCTTCTATCGGTGGGACCTGCTCACGCCGCCGGAGTACGTGGGCCTGTCGAATTACGCGTTGCTGCTGTCGAGCGGCGAGCTTTCGGGGACGGTCCTACGGACGCTTTCCTACAGCGTGGTGGTGGTGACGGTGTCGCTCGCGCTGGGGCTCGGGCTCGCGGTGGCGCTCGATCGCCCGGGCAGGCTTTACGCATTCGTGCGCGGGGCGGTTTTCAGCGCGTACGTCGTATCCTGGGTGGCCGTCGCGCTCCTGTGGATGTGGATCCTCGACGCGGACGGCGGGCTGCTCTCGACCCTCCTCCGCAAGCTCGGGCTGCCGGCGCTCTCCTGGCTCGGCGACCCGCGCGTCGCGCTCTTTGCGCTCGCGGGCGTGAGCATCTGGAAGATCACCGGCTATTCGATGGTGATTTTCCTGGCCGGGTTGCAGGACATCCCGCGCTCCTTGTACGAGGCCGCCGCCCTCGACGGCGCAGGGCCGCTCCAGCGCTTCCGGCACGTGACCTGGCCGATGCTCCGGCCGAGCGCGGCGTTTGTCGGAACGACCAGCCTGATTCTGTCCTTCCAGGCGTTCGACGTCGTGCGGGTGATGACGCAGGGGGGGCCGGTGAAATCGACGACGGTGTTCGTGTATGCGATTTACGAGCACGTGTTCGTGAACCTGCGCGTCGGCCGCGCCAGCGCGCTCACGGTCGTGTTTTTCGTGTTCCTCCTCCTGCTCACGGCCCTGCAGCTCTGGGCGTGGCGGCTGGGGACGGCGCGCACGGGGAGGGCGTGATGCAGGAGCGGTGGAGGGCAGGCAAGCTCGCGGCGTCGTGGTTCGTGCTCCTCGCCGTCGCGCTTTTATGGCTCGGCCCGTACGCGTGGATGGTGCTGACCTCGCTCCGGACGCTGCCGGAGATCGTGGCGGCGCCCGCGTGGCCGCTGCCGAAGAGCATTCAATTCGAGGCCTACCGCGAGGTGCTCCACGCCATCCCCGTGGGGCGCTACTTCCTCAATACGGTGGCCATGGCGCTCGGGATCGCGATCTTGCAGATCCTGCTCGCGCTGCCGGCGGGCTACGCGCTGGCCAAGCTGCACTTCACGGGCAAGAAGGTCGCTTTCGCGCTCGTGCTCGCGTGCCTGCTGATTCCGGCGCAAGTGACGTTCGTGCCCGTGTTCACGATGCTCGGCTCGGTGGGGCTCGTCAACACGATGGGCGCCCTCGTCCTGCCTTTCGGGGTGAGCGCGCTCGGGACGTTCCTCGTGCGGCAGGCATTGCTCTCGGTGCCGGACGAGATGATCGAGGCGGCGCGGCTCGACGGGGCGAGCGAGCTGCGGATCATCTATGGCCTGCTCGCGCCGATGCTACGGCCGACCCTGGCCTCGCTCTTTCTGTTCAGCTTCGTGTTCCACTACAACGATTATTTCTGGCCGCTCGTCATGACGACCGACGACGAGGTGCGCACGCTGCCGCTCGCGGTCGCGCTCCTGCGCGAGCAGGGGACCGGGGTGCGGTGGCATATCGTGATGGCAGGGAACGTGATCCTGAGCCTGCCCGTGCTCGCGCTCTTCGCGGCCGTGCAGCGGCAGATCCTGCGGGCGGTGACGGCGCGCGCTTGAGGGCGCCGCCGTCGTCCCTCAAAGCAGCTCGAGCGTTGCAGGATCGTTCGGGTCCAGGACCCCCAACGTCCTCGTGGAGCTGAAGTGGGCTTTCACGCGCGCGGCGGCCGAGACGACCTGCTTTCCCCCGCTCTGCGCCGTGGCGGCCGTGCGCGGCGCCTGCCCTTGCAGCCAGAGCGCCATGGAGGCCGTCAATGCGAGCCCCGCCCCCACGACGGCCCCCGCCGCCACGCGCCGCAAGCGCACCCGCCGCGCCCCCACCGGGCAATCGGAGGTGAGCACCGTGCCGTCCGCGCGCTTGAACATGCGCACGCAGGGCTTGCCCTCCTTCGACGAAAGCAGCGCCTCGGCCTCCTCGGCCTTCAATGCCGAGACATTGTAGACGTTCTTCTGACACGACCCGCAGAACCGGACCCGATCGTCGCCGACCATCCCGTTCCAGTCCATGTTGCACGGGCTCGCGACGTGCAGATTCGATAACAGCGGAAACTTCTTGCGGCGCTCTTCCAGCTTGCGCCGCACCTCCTCGAGCTCCGCCGCGACGCGCTCTTCCTCGACCGACGCGCGCTCGAGCTCGCGCTTCTGGTCGCCGATCCGCGCGAGATCCTGCTCGAGCTGGACCTGTTTGTCCTGAAGAGCGGCGTCGTCGTCTCGGTGGGCCATGTCCCTATTCTACACGCTCGAAGCGAGTATTTTATCGCTCCCCGGCGCTCGGGGCCGCCTTCTTGGGCGCTGGCGCCTTGATCGCCTCTTTCGGTGCGGGCGGAGGATTCGGGGGCGGGGAGGTCTGGGGCTTGGGATCGACAGGCCCCCATTCGGCGTCCGCCATTTGGCCCATCACGGTGGAGCCCTGCTCGCCCTCGGGCGCCTTCAGGTCTCCCATCACGGCCACGCCCATGGGCGCTTCGATCCCGCCCATCCGCACTTCATCGGCCCACCACATCCCGCCGCCCGCCGTCATCAGCCCCGCGCCGACGGCCACACCCGCCACCGTGCGCCGCACGCGCTTCTTCCGCACGCCCACCGCGCAATCCGCCGTGAGGATCGTGCCGTCCGCGCGCTGATAATAACGCACGCACAGCTCGCCCTCCTTCTCGGCGATCAGGCGATCGGCCTCCTCGGCCGTCATCGAGGAGATGTTGTAGACGTTCTTCTCGCAGGAACCGCAGAATCGCACCCGCTCGTCGCCGGCCATCTTGCTCCAGTCGGCGTTGCAGGGGCTCGCGATGCTCACGTTCGACAGGAGCGGCAGCTTCTTGCGCCGCTCCTCGAGCCTGCGCCGCACCTTGTCGAGCTCCGCGGTCACCTGCTTTTCGTCCCGCGCGATGCTCTCGAGTGCCCGCTTCTGGGCCGTGATGCGCGCGAGATCCTCCTCGAGGAGCTCCTTCTTCGCCTGCAGAGCGTCGACGTCGTCGCGGTAGGGCATGCCCTGTAGACACGCGAGGGGCAGAAAAGTTTTAGTCTCGGCGCGAGATCGTGCCCGGGGGGCCCGCTAACGGCGCGCGGCCAGCGAATCGCCCCAGGGATCGATGAGCTGCGCGCGTACGTCCTTGCGAGGAACCGGCACCGGGCGGGGGCGCGGCTGGGCCTCGGGCTCGGGGGAGAGCGCGAGCTCGACGGCGGCCTTGGCCTTGGCGATCTCCGCGAGCGCCGACGCCCGCTGCTTGGGCCTCGCCGCCGTGGCGGCCTCGAGCTCGTCCTCGGCGCGCTCGAGGAATGCGAGGCCTCGCGCGAGCCTGAGGCGCGTGACCTGCTCGGCGCTCGGCAATTCGGCGTCGCAAGCCTCCGCGTCCTCCACCGCGCCCCGTCCGACGACGAGCGAAAGGGCACCTGCGAGCACCAGCGTCGAAATCTTCCAGCCGTTGACCATGCCGTCCTCCTGTCGGGCCCGCACAAGGCCCCCGACATGCCCCACGTTGCGGCGAGACCGGCAGATGTGACCGAAAAAATCAGGGGGCGAGCTCGAGGGCGAACGCATCGAACTTGCCGGTCGACGGCAGCTCGGGCTTGGCGTCCGTGAGCACGCCATTGAACGTCCCGACCACCCACGGGTGCCCGAGAGCATTCGACGCGACGTCGAGGACGATCTGCCCTTCGAGGTCGCCATAGCTGTGGCCGAAGAGGGATTTGCCATCGCTGCCGGCGAGCTTGGCCACGCAGGCATCGAAATCGCCGGTGGTCTGCTCGGGCTGGCTGAGGGCAAAATCGATGATGGTGCTGAAGCCGCAGCCGAAGAGGACATCGCCCAGGGGATCGAAGGCGACGCTCGTGCCGAGCTGGTTCCCCGCCCCCCCGAAGTGCCGGCTCCAGACGGGAGCTCCCTTTTCCATGTCGAGCACGGCGACGAACGTATCGGCGGTCGAATTGCCGGTGCTGTAGGTCTTGGCGCCGAGCTTCGCCTCGGTGAAGAAGTGCCCGGTGATCGCAATCTGTCCAGCCGCGCCGACCGCGACGCTGCTGATGTTTTGATCCCCGATCCCGCCGTAGGTCACCTTCCAGCCCAGCTCGCCCTTCTCGCCGGAGAGCTTGAGCACGGCCATTTCGTAATCGTTGAGGTTGATCGGACCGAGGAGCGGACCTCCCTTGGACCGCGCCGCCACGACCAGCTCGTTGTTCGGGCCGGCGGCCACGCTGACGCCGACCTGCGTCCCGCTGTCCGAGAGGAGGTACTTCCATCGGAACGCGCCCGTCGCGTCGAGG includes:
- a CDS encoding 3-oxoacyl-ACP synthase III family protein is translated as MLFLHGLGHFHPENCIDNAFLTELDIGTTDLWIRERVGIEVRRTVLPLDYIRTTKNRDLRAAQEAARYTNAETGRRAALMAIERAGLRPEDIGMVVTGGCSPDTCIPAEASKIANALGITCPAFDLHAACSTFGAHLHFLASMGASLPPFVLAVQPENTTRTVDFSDRSTAVLFGDATSAAVISTKERARVRVVSSSFDSSPAGADEVRIPRTGYFVQNGSAVQKFAIKRSTELLGRLKEEVGPERADRLIYVGHQANLTMLESVCRRSEIPPERHWHNIVQYGNQCAAGAPSVLSQRWEKLRDGDVLGVVVVGSGLSWSSLTVEVGEG
- a CDS encoding ABC transporter ATP-binding protein is translated as MATIELRGLVRRHPGADAPALDRLDLDVEAGELLVLVGPSGCGKSTTLRLVAGLDTPDGGTILLDGKDVTRVPPQDRDVAMVFQGYALYPHMKVREILAFPLKMRGVDRAERERKVEEAAAMLGLSRLLDRRPGELSGGERQRVAMGRAIVRSPRVFLFDEPLSNLDAALRAELRVELAALVRRLGTTSIYVTHDQVEAMTMGDRIAVMKSGLLQQVAKPRALYESPDNVFVASFLGTPPINLIEAEARDGKLVASGLSLPIPPGASLPARVTVGVRPERLGLLRGEGENAGNAFSAEVIAIEPLGAETHVYLDAAGTRLTARAPGFDAPARGERVRVSVDVESCHFFDPASGRRIEARP
- a CDS encoding ABC transporter substrate-binding protein, whose amino-acid sequence is MSDRISRRDALARLASSFAAAAAAGAGCARRTGGEGEASLWFAYGGKNREVLLSLVDRFHAEQRIHRIHAVYQGDYFEALAKLRTAIAARAAPALTHVVGEVVPYLERAGVLSALDQFGKERKFDLVPELGQERSFVGGADRPLVALPFNRSTPIAYYNREIFERLGLGPPKTWTELVETSRAATVRAADGSVTRYGFACPVDWWFWVALVGQAGGTVIEADGTPSLGGEAGVRALALWQRLVHEERTMKPPPGRDYNAWQATNTDFLAGRVAMIWTSTAFLRYLETNARFPVVAAPLPADVKKSVPTGGTMFVMPRGAPEREQEAAFSFLQWMMEPRQANEWATRTGYMPVSRPGLRALEESGFYREHPNDRVAIDQLADAFAWPWAPALFRIQREAVQPRLEEAVLGRRDARETLEEARRAAREP
- a CDS encoding carbohydrate ABC transporter permease codes for the protein MQERWRAGKLAASWFVLLAVALLWLGPYAWMVLTSLRTLPEIVAAPAWPLPKSIQFEAYREVLHAIPVGRYFLNTVAMALGIAILQILLALPAGYALAKLHFTGKKVAFALVLACLLIPAQVTFVPVFTMLGSVGLVNTMGALVLPFGVSALGTFLVRQALLSVPDEMIEAARLDGASELRIIYGLLAPMLRPTLASLFLFSFVFHYNDYFWPLVMTTDDEVRTLPLAVALLREQGTGVRWHIVMAGNVILSLPVLALFAAVQRQILRAVTARA
- a CDS encoding 4-alpha-glucanotransferase, coding for MTARAEERELVGEALRLLEVDRLVLAIHDASFPSEPDEDTGRGSPYTAGAGRFYRFLKDLGFGAVLLGPQGELSADNPSPYDGAVFSRCTTSIALAPLAHDPVWAGLLRPETLETIVTQRPQTPRGRTHHRYAHASVRRALDEAWIAFREKRRLDAPPPELARLTAGLEALRTRHARWLEQDTLYDRLSSQHGSGHFKDWPALDARLFAPLPGDESAAEARIRALRAEHAGAIEANAFRQFVVGEQHRALRGLLGSIGLELYGDLSIGFAPQDEWAQRSIMLAGYRMGAPPSRTNPEGQPWGYPVLDPAQWTGAAREFIRARMNGMFEAYDGVRIDHPHGLVDPWVYAASAPDPLAAVQRGARLRSSPDLHDHPALVPFAIPRPEQIDRRLPRHADRWVNALEPAQVDQYAVLFDAIVESARAERHGAGSLFCEVLSTLPAPLEAVLVRHGLGRFRVTQKANLEDPRDVYRSENAEPADWIMMGTHDTPPMWLLVEKWRAEGKIAAQAAYLAERLSLGDAGALARDPGLLVNAKLADALASRARSAMIFFADLLGLRETYNVPGTISDDNWSLRVPEGWEAEYFDKRARGEALDLRRALGMALRAAARGATGDLATLADRLSALP
- a CDS encoding carbohydrate ABC transporter permease; amino-acid sequence: MKPRRPVHPFLFLAPTALVLGLFFFWPLAIVLKNSFYRWDLLTPPEYVGLSNYALLLSSGELSGTVLRTLSYSVVVVTVSLALGLGLAVALDRPGRLYAFVRGAVFSAYVVSWVAVALLWMWILDADGGLLSTLLRKLGLPALSWLGDPRVALFALAGVSIWKITGYSMVIFLAGLQDIPRSLYEAAALDGAGPLQRFRHVTWPMLRPSAAFVGTTSLILSFQAFDVVRVMTQGGPVKSTTVFVYAIYEHVFVNLRVGRASALTVVFFVFLLLLTALQLWAWRLGTARTGRA
- a CDS encoding HAD family hydrolase; its protein translation is MTAEDVIARLADVRAEASAETAVLAFDADGTLWSGDVGEDLFHALLHEGALRDDARGALAEEARLFGVPDDGDATALARALYDGYTAGKYPEDRVFAMMAWCSAGFTIDEARAYAEGIVARGKLGDRLHRFLEPVLRWAEAERVGVWVVSASPRWIVEIGVAKLGIPAAQVVAMEPRIEGDRIAPSLAGPPVYNEHKPVALFAARPGAEVLGAFGDSSYDVPLLRASRVPVAVRPKPGLLARAAEVPQLVAIGA